The Pantoea nemavictus genome includes a region encoding these proteins:
- a CDS encoding sulfonate ABC transporter substrate-binding protein, whose product MKRILTGLLLPAVAGLLALSVTAQAADAPEQLRIGYQKGSVSMVLAKSHKLLEQRFPHTQIKWVEFPAGPQMLEALNVDSIDLGSTGDIPPLFAQAAGADLLYVGSEPPKPQAEVILVPKESPIHSVADLKGHKVAFQKGSSSHNLLLRALEQAGLSFKDIQPTYLTPADARAAFQQGDVDAWAIWDPYYSAALLQGNVRVLVDGSKLNQTGSFYLATRKYTEANGAFVQQVLNTFSDADALTHSQRDQSIDLLAQAMGLPKPVIASYLDHRPPTTITPVSAHTAQAQQQTADLFYANHLMPVKVNIADRIWQPQSAQPKGN is encoded by the coding sequence ATGAAACGGATATTGACGGGCTTGCTGCTCCCCGCTGTAGCGGGACTACTGGCTTTAAGCGTTACAGCCCAGGCCGCTGATGCACCGGAACAGCTACGCATTGGTTATCAAAAGGGTTCGGTCAGCATGGTGTTGGCGAAAAGCCATAAGCTGCTGGAGCAGCGCTTTCCTCACACGCAGATAAAGTGGGTGGAATTCCCGGCTGGGCCGCAAATGCTGGAAGCGCTCAACGTCGACAGTATTGATTTGGGTAGCACCGGCGATATCCCGCCACTGTTTGCCCAGGCTGCTGGCGCCGATCTGTTGTATGTCGGATCTGAACCACCAAAACCGCAGGCGGAAGTGATTCTGGTGCCGAAAGAGAGCCCGATTCACAGCGTAGCCGATCTGAAAGGCCATAAGGTGGCGTTCCAGAAAGGCTCCAGCTCGCACAATCTTCTGCTGCGCGCCCTGGAACAAGCCGGACTGAGTTTTAAAGACATTCAACCCACCTATTTAACCCCCGCCGATGCGCGCGCGGCTTTCCAGCAAGGTGACGTGGATGCCTGGGCGATTTGGGATCCTTACTACTCTGCCGCCCTGCTGCAGGGCAACGTGCGTGTGCTGGTCGATGGCAGCAAGCTCAATCAAACCGGTTCCTTCTATCTAGCCACGCGCAAATACACCGAGGCTAACGGCGCATTCGTGCAGCAGGTGCTAAACACCTTCAGCGATGCCGATGCATTAACCCACAGCCAGCGCGACCAGAGTATCGATCTGCTGGCGCAGGCGATGGGCTTACCGAAGCCGGTGATTGCCAGCTATCTCGACCATCGTCCACCGACCACCATTACGCCGGTCAGCGCCCATACCGCGCAGGCCCAACAGCAAACGGCCGATCTGTTTTATGCCAATCATCTGATGCCGGTAAAAGTGAATATCGCCGATCGCATCTGGCAGCCGCAATCCGCCCAGCCTAAAGGAAATTAA
- the ssuC gene encoding aliphatic sulfonate ABC transporter permease SsuC, producing MANVKTRLTNAVLPWVLPVVLIAVWQLASQVGWLSTRILPSPENILITFWKLTVSGELWQNLAISSWRAAIGFSIGGSIGLILGLITGTSRVGERLLDTSVQMLRNVPHLALIPLVILWFGIDESAKIFLVALGTLFPIYLNTYHGIRNIDRGLVEMARSYGLSGWSLFIQVILPGALPSIMVGVRFALGLMWLTLIVAETISANSGIGYLAMNAREFLQTDVVVVAIILYALLGKLADVTAQLLERVWLRWHPAYQLKENA from the coding sequence ATGGCGAACGTTAAAACCAGGTTGACGAATGCGGTACTGCCCTGGGTTTTGCCGGTGGTGCTGATTGCGGTGTGGCAACTGGCATCGCAGGTGGGCTGGTTGTCGACGCGCATTCTGCCGTCGCCGGAAAATATCCTCATCACCTTCTGGAAGCTGACGGTAAGCGGTGAACTGTGGCAGAACCTGGCGATCAGCAGCTGGCGCGCCGCTATCGGCTTCTCCATTGGCGGTTCGATTGGTTTGATTCTGGGTTTGATTACCGGCACTTCACGCGTGGGTGAACGCTTGCTGGATACCTCGGTGCAGATGCTGCGTAACGTACCGCATCTGGCGCTGATTCCGCTGGTGATTTTGTGGTTCGGTATTGACGAATCCGCCAAGATTTTCCTCGTGGCGCTGGGTACTCTGTTCCCGATTTATCTCAACACTTATCACGGTATTCGCAACATTGATCGTGGCCTGGTGGAGATGGCGCGCAGCTATGGTTTGTCCGGCTGGAGCTTATTCATCCAGGTGATTTTGCCGGGTGCGCTGCCCTCCATTATGGTCGGCGTGCGTTTTGCTCTCGGCCTGATGTGGCTGACCTTGATTGTCGCCGAGACCATTTCCGCTAACTCCGGCATTGGTTATCTGGCAATGAACGCCCGTGAATTCCTGCAAACCGATGTGGTGGTGGTGGCCATCATTCTCTATGCCCTGCTCGGCAAACTGGCTGACGTCACGGCACAACTGCTGGAGCGCGTCTGGCTGCGCTGGCATCCGGCCTATCAATTGAAGGAGAACGCATGA
- the pepN gene encoding aminopeptidase N, which produces MTQQPQIKYRHDYRAPDYTITDIDLTFDLDAASTRVTAVSQVKRLGAADAELRLDGEDLTLVSLAVDGNPWSHYREEEGALFISQLPDNFTLTIINDIHPDKNTALEGLYQSGEALCTQCEAEGFRHITWYLDRPDVLARFTTTIIADAARYPYLLSNGNKLESGRHEDGRHWVKWQDPFPKPCYLFALVAGDFDVLRDSFTTRSGRDVALEIFVDRGNLDRADWAMTSLKASMKWDEERFNLEYDLDIFMIVAVDFFNMGAMENKGLNVFNSKYVLAKAETATDKDYLGIEAVIGHEYFHNWTGNRVTCRDWFQLSLKEGLTVFRDQEFSSDLGSRAVNRIDNVRVMRGAQFAEDASPMAHPIRPDQVIEMNNFYTLTVYEKGSEVIRMMHTLLGEENFQKGMQLYFERHDGSAATCDDFVQAMEDASNVDLSQFRRWYSQAGTPILTVRDDYNPELEQYTLHITQRTPATAEQKEKLPLHIPLDIELYDNEGNVIPLQHNGHPVHHVLNVTEEFQTFIFDKVYFQPVPSLLREFSAPVKLDYKWSDAQLTFLMRHARNDFARWDAAQSLLATYIRLNVARHQQGQPLSLPLHVADAFRAVLLDEQGDPALKALILSLPSENEIAELFDVIDPLAISAVRDALVRTLAKELSDEFFALYLANQSNEYKIEHAEIGKRTLKNVCLGYLAFAEEAQADKLVQAQYQQANNMTDALAALAAAVAANLPCRDTLLAAYDERWHQDGLVMDKWFVLQATSPAADVLSKVRELLHHRSFTMGNPNRIRSLIGAFASANPAAFHAKDGSGYQFLVEMLTDLNTRNPQVAARMIEPLIRLKRYDAERQALMRKALETLKGLDKLSGDLYEKITKALNA; this is translated from the coding sequence ATGACGCAACAGCCGCAAATTAAATATCGCCACGATTACCGTGCGCCGGATTACACCATTACCGACATCGACCTGACGTTTGATCTGGATGCCGCCTCGACGCGCGTTACGGCGGTCAGTCAGGTTAAGCGACTGGGTGCTGCGGATGCGGAGCTGCGCCTTGATGGTGAAGACCTCACGCTGGTGTCGCTGGCGGTGGATGGCAATCCATGGTCGCATTATCGCGAAGAAGAGGGCGCGTTGTTCATTAGCCAGCTGCCGGACAACTTTACCCTGACCATCATTAATGACATCCATCCGGATAAAAACACCGCGCTGGAAGGGTTATATCAATCTGGCGAAGCGCTTTGTACCCAATGTGAAGCCGAAGGTTTCCGCCACATCACCTGGTATCTCGACCGCCCGGATGTGCTGGCGCGCTTTACCACCACCATTATTGCCGATGCCGCACGCTATCCTTATTTACTCTCGAACGGCAACAAGCTGGAGAGCGGGCGCCATGAAGATGGCCGTCATTGGGTGAAGTGGCAAGATCCCTTCCCGAAACCCTGTTACCTGTTTGCGCTGGTAGCCGGTGATTTCGACGTGCTACGTGACAGTTTCACCACCCGCTCAGGCCGCGATGTGGCGCTGGAGATCTTTGTCGACCGCGGCAATCTGGATCGCGCCGATTGGGCGATGACCTCGCTGAAAGCCAGCATGAAGTGGGATGAAGAGCGCTTCAACCTCGAGTATGACCTCGACATTTTTATGATCGTTGCGGTGGACTTCTTCAATATGGGCGCGATGGAGAACAAAGGTCTCAACGTCTTCAACTCCAAATATGTGCTGGCGAAAGCCGAAACGGCCACCGACAAAGATTATCTCGGCATTGAAGCGGTTATTGGACATGAGTATTTCCACAACTGGACGGGTAACCGCGTCACCTGCCGCGACTGGTTCCAGCTTAGCCTGAAAGAGGGCCTGACGGTGTTCCGCGATCAGGAGTTCAGTTCAGACCTCGGTTCACGTGCGGTCAACCGCATTGATAATGTGCGCGTGATGCGTGGTGCGCAGTTTGCCGAAGACGCCAGCCCCATGGCGCATCCGATCCGTCCGGATCAGGTGATCGAGATGAACAACTTCTACACCTTGACGGTATACGAGAAAGGTTCGGAAGTGATCCGCATGATGCACACCTTGCTCGGCGAAGAGAATTTCCAGAAGGGCATGCAGCTCTATTTCGAGCGCCACGATGGCAGCGCCGCCACCTGTGATGATTTTGTGCAGGCGATGGAAGATGCCTCCAACGTTGATCTTTCTCAGTTCCGCCGCTGGTACAGCCAGGCGGGCACGCCAATCCTGACGGTGCGCGATGACTACAATCCTGAGCTTGAGCAGTACACGCTGCATATCACCCAGCGTACGCCGGCCACCGCCGAGCAGAAAGAGAAACTGCCGCTACACATTCCGCTGGATATCGAACTGTACGATAACGAAGGCAACGTGATCCCGCTGCAGCACAACGGACATCCGGTGCATCACGTGCTGAACGTCACCGAAGAGTTCCAGACTTTTATTTTCGACAAAGTCTATTTCCAGCCGGTGCCCTCACTGCTGCGTGAATTCTCCGCGCCGGTGAAGCTCGACTATAAATGGAGCGATGCGCAGCTCACCTTCCTGATGCGTCACGCGCGCAACGATTTCGCCCGCTGGGATGCGGCTCAGAGTCTGCTGGCCACTTACATTCGTCTGAATGTGGCCCGCCATCAGCAGGGGCAGCCGCTGTCGCTGCCGCTGCATGTCGCCGATGCATTCCGCGCGGTGCTGCTGGATGAGCAGGGCGATCCGGCGCTGAAAGCGTTGATTCTGTCGCTGCCCTCTGAGAATGAAATTGCGGAACTGTTTGATGTCATCGATCCGCTGGCGATCTCGGCGGTGCGCGATGCGCTGGTACGTACGCTGGCTAAAGAGTTGAGTGATGAATTCTTTGCCCTCTATCTGGCCAACCAAAGCAACGAATACAAAATTGAGCATGCAGAAATTGGCAAGCGCACGCTGAAAAACGTCTGCCTTGGCTATCTGGCGTTTGCCGAGGAGGCACAAGCAGACAAGCTGGTGCAGGCGCAATATCAGCAGGCGAACAACATGACCGACGCGTTAGCGGCGCTGGCTGCGGCCGTAGCGGCGAATCTGCCGTGCCGCGATACCTTGTTAGCCGCATACGACGAGCGCTGGCATCAGGATGGTTTGGTGATGGATAAATGGTTTGTGCTGCAAGCCACCAGCCCGGCGGCGGATGTGCTGAGCAAGGTGCGCGAACTGCTGCATCACCGATCATTCACCATGGGCAACCCGAACCGTATTCGTTCGCTGATTGGGGCATTTGCTTCTGCTAATCCGGCGGCATTCCACGCCAAAGATGGCAGCGGCTATCAGTTCCTGGTGGAGATGTTGACCGATCTCAATACGCGTAACCCGCAGGTGGCCGCGCGGATGATCGAGCCGTTGATTCGTCTGAAACGTTACGATGCCGAGCGCCAGGCGTTGATGCGCAAGGCGCTGGAGACGTTGAAAGGGTTGGATAAGCTGTCTGGCGATCTGTACGAGAAGATCACTAAAGCATTGAACGCTTAA
- the ssuE gene encoding NADPH-dependent FMN reductase codes for MRVITLAGSPRFPSRSTALLSLCQHALEARGVDVIPWNIHNFQPEDLLYARFDSPALAALKADLALADGLIVATPIYKASFSGALKTLLDLLPERALEHKVVLPLASGGSSSHLLAVDYALKPVLNALKAQEVLHGVFATDGQITDYDRQPLLDPLLSQRIDEALDTFWHALHRRHQPYAQAV; via the coding sequence ATGCGGGTTATTACGCTGGCGGGCAGCCCTCGCTTCCCTTCACGCTCTACTGCACTGCTCAGCCTGTGCCAGCACGCGCTGGAGGCACGCGGTGTTGACGTCATTCCATGGAATATTCACAACTTCCAGCCGGAAGATCTGCTGTATGCACGCTTCGATTCCCCCGCGTTAGCCGCTCTGAAAGCTGATTTGGCGCTGGCAGATGGATTAATCGTCGCCACCCCTATCTATAAAGCCTCGTTTTCCGGTGCGTTGAAAACCTTGCTTGATCTGCTGCCCGAGCGCGCACTGGAACACAAAGTGGTCCTGCCACTGGCGAGCGGCGGAAGTTCATCACACCTGCTGGCGGTCGATTATGCGCTGAAGCCGGTGCTCAACGCGCTGAAAGCGCAGGAAGTATTGCACGGCGTATTCGCCACTGACGGCCAGATTACCGATTACGATCGCCAGCCGCTGTTAGATCCGCTGCTGTCGCAACGCATTGATGAGGCGCTGGATACCTTCTGGCACGCGCTGCATCGTCGCCATCAACCCTACGCACAAGCGGTATAA
- the ssuB gene encoding aliphatic sulfonates ABC transporter ATP-binding protein, whose translation MSNATLNPARLNRGTPVGVKGVSKQYGDRTILNNIDLHIPSGQFVAVVGRSGCGKSTLLRLLAGLESTTRGALLAGNAPLSQAREDTRLMFQDSRLLPWKKVIDNVGLGLKGREWRAAALEALDAVGLADRANEWPAALSGGQKQRVALARALIHRPGLLLLDEPLGALDALTRIEMQGLIESLWQQHNFTVLLVTHDVSEAVAIADRVLLIEEGQIGLDLLVDLPRPRRRGSARLAELEAEVLDRVMKRGSSEQPLKFAQQS comes from the coding sequence ATGAGCAACGCAACCCTAAATCCGGCGCGCCTTAATCGCGGTACACCGGTTGGCGTAAAGGGCGTCAGCAAGCAATATGGCGATCGCACCATCCTGAACAATATTGATCTGCACATTCCGTCCGGACAGTTTGTTGCAGTTGTTGGCCGCAGCGGCTGTGGCAAAAGTACCCTGTTGCGCCTGTTAGCTGGACTGGAATCCACCACGCGCGGTGCCTTACTGGCCGGAAATGCGCCGTTATCGCAAGCACGTGAAGACACGCGGCTGATGTTCCAGGATTCACGCCTGCTGCCGTGGAAAAAGGTGATTGATAACGTTGGACTGGGACTGAAAGGCCGCGAATGGCGAGCTGCCGCACTGGAAGCGCTGGATGCCGTTGGTTTGGCCGACCGCGCCAATGAGTGGCCCGCAGCCTTGTCCGGCGGGCAGAAACAGCGCGTGGCGCTGGCGCGTGCGCTGATTCACCGTCCCGGTTTGCTGCTGCTCGACGAACCGCTGGGTGCGCTGGATGCATTAACGCGTATTGAAATGCAGGGATTGATTGAGTCGCTATGGCAGCAGCATAACTTCACCGTCCTGCTGGTGACGCACGATGTTAGCGAAGCGGTGGCGATCGCCGATCGCGTGCTGCTGATTGAGGAGGGACAGATTGGGCTGGATTTGCTGGTCGATTTGCCGCGTCCGCGCCGTCGCGGATCTGCGCGTCTGGCGGAACTGGAGGCCGAAGTGCTGGATCGCGTGATGAAGCGAGGTTCATCGGAGCAGCCGCTGAAGTTTGCACAGCAGAGTTGA
- the ssuD gene encoding FMNH2-dependent alkanesulfonate monooxygenase gives MSVSVFWFLPTHGDGHYLGTAEGSRPVDHGYLQQIAQAADRLGFGGVLIPTGRSCEDAWLVAASLIPVTQRLRFLVALRPGVISPTQAARQAATLDRLSNGRALFNLVTGGDPEELAGDGVFLDHRERYEESAEFTRVWRRVTEGETVDYDGKHVKVRGARLMFKPVQQPRPPLWFGGSSDAAQDLAAEQVDVYLTWGEPPALVKEKIEQVRAKAAAQGRTVRFGIRLHVIVRETNEEAWQSADRLIAHLDDATIAKAQAAFARTDSVGQQRMAALHGGRRDKLEISPNLWAGVGLVRGGAGTALVGDGPTVAARMQEYSDLGIETFILSGYPHLEEAYRVGELLFPHLDLAIPDVPQPRVVQAHGEAVANDFTPQKVSQS, from the coding sequence ATGAGCGTATCCGTATTCTGGTTTCTCCCGACTCACGGCGATGGTCACTATCTCGGCACGGCGGAAGGCTCGCGCCCGGTTGATCACGGCTACCTGCAACAGATTGCGCAGGCGGCGGATCGCCTCGGTTTCGGCGGCGTGCTGATTCCCACTGGTCGCTCCTGTGAAGATGCCTGGCTGGTAGCGGCATCTTTAATTCCGGTCACGCAGCGCCTGCGCTTCCTGGTCGCGCTGCGTCCGGGCGTGATATCGCCAACTCAGGCTGCGCGTCAGGCGGCCACGCTCGATCGTCTGTCGAATGGTCGTGCGCTGTTTAATCTGGTTACGGGCGGCGATCCGGAAGAGCTCGCCGGCGATGGCGTGTTCCTTGATCACCGTGAACGCTATGAAGAGTCCGCTGAGTTTACCCGCGTCTGGCGTCGGGTCACCGAAGGCGAAACCGTCGATTACGATGGCAAGCACGTGAAGGTGCGCGGTGCGCGCCTGATGTTTAAACCGGTGCAGCAGCCGCGTCCACCGCTGTGGTTTGGGGGATCGTCGGATGCGGCCCAGGATCTGGCCGCCGAGCAGGTCGATGTTTATCTCACCTGGGGCGAACCGCCAGCCTTAGTAAAAGAGAAGATTGAGCAGGTGCGGGCCAAAGCGGCGGCACAAGGCCGCACCGTTCGCTTCGGTATTCGTCTGCACGTTATTGTGCGTGAAACCAATGAAGAAGCGTGGCAGTCAGCAGATCGCCTGATTGCCCATCTCGATGATGCCACCATTGCCAAAGCGCAGGCGGCGTTTGCACGCACTGATTCGGTCGGTCAGCAACGTATGGCCGCGCTGCACGGTGGCCGCCGCGACAAGCTGGAGATCAGCCCGAATCTGTGGGCTGGCGTAGGTTTAGTACGTGGTGGCGCCGGCACCGCACTGGTGGGCGATGGTCCAACCGTGGCGGCGCGCATGCAGGAGTACAGCGATCTCGGCATCGAGACCTTTATTCTCTCCGGTTATCCGCATCTGGAAGAGGCGTATCGCGTGGGTGAGCTGCTGTTCCCGCACCTCGATCTGGCCATTCCGGACGTACCGCAACCACGCGTGGTGCAAGCGCATGGGGAAGCGGTAGCCAATGATTTCACGCCACAAAAAGTGTCGCAGAGCTAA
- the asnS gene encoding asparagine--tRNA ligase, whose amino-acid sequence MSVVPVADVLHGRVAVDSEVTVRGWVRTRRDSKAGLSFIAVYDGSCFNPVQAVVNNSLNNYQDEVLRLTTGCSVIITGKVVESPGEGQAFELQATQVEVTGWVDDPDTYPMAAKRHSIEYLREVAHLRPRTNLVGAVARVRHTLAQALHRFFHENGYFWVSTPLITASDTEGAGEMFRVSTLDMENLPRDPQGKIDFDKDFFGKEAFLTVSGQLNAETYACALSKVYTFGPTFRAENSNTSRHLAEFWMIEPEVAFATLDDAAALAEAMLKYVFQAVLNERADDMAFFAERVDKDAVARLERFVQTDFAQVDYTDAVEILLKSGQTFENPVSWGVDLSSEHERYLAEQHFKAPVVVKNYPKDIKAFYMRMNDDGKTVAAMDVLAPGIGEIIGGSQREERLDVLDARLAEMGLNKEDYWWYRDLRRYGTVPHAGFGLGFERLIAYVTGVQNVRDVIPFPRTPRNANF is encoded by the coding sequence ATGAGCGTTGTGCCTGTAGCGGATGTACTGCATGGCCGTGTCGCGGTTGACAGTGAAGTCACCGTACGTGGTTGGGTGCGTACCCGAAGAGATTCCAAAGCTGGTCTTTCCTTTATCGCCGTTTACGACGGTTCCTGCTTTAATCCCGTTCAGGCCGTCGTCAATAATTCTCTGAATAATTATCAGGATGAAGTGCTGCGTCTGACCACCGGCTGTTCCGTGATCATTACCGGCAAAGTGGTGGAATCACCGGGCGAAGGCCAGGCATTTGAGCTGCAGGCGACCCAGGTTGAAGTCACCGGCTGGGTTGACGATCCAGATACCTATCCCATGGCGGCAAAACGTCACAGCATCGAATACCTGCGCGAAGTGGCGCATTTGCGTCCGCGTACCAACCTGGTTGGCGCCGTGGCACGCGTACGTCATACGCTGGCGCAGGCGCTGCATCGCTTCTTCCACGAAAACGGGTATTTCTGGGTCTCCACTCCGCTGATCACCGCTTCGGATACGGAAGGTGCTGGCGAGATGTTCCGCGTTTCGACGCTCGACATGGAAAACCTGCCGCGCGATCCGCAGGGCAAAATCGATTTCGATAAAGATTTCTTCGGCAAAGAAGCGTTCCTGACCGTATCTGGTCAGCTCAATGCCGAAACCTATGCCTGTGCGCTCTCTAAGGTGTATACCTTTGGCCCAACCTTCCGTGCTGAAAACTCTAACACCAGCCGCCATCTGGCGGAATTCTGGATGATTGAGCCAGAAGTGGCTTTCGCAACGCTGGATGATGCCGCAGCCCTGGCTGAAGCCATGCTGAAATACGTGTTCCAGGCGGTGTTGAATGAGCGCGCGGATGACATGGCCTTCTTTGCGGAACGTGTGGACAAAGATGCGGTTGCCCGTTTGGAACGTTTTGTTCAGACCGATTTTGCACAGGTGGATTACACCGATGCGGTAGAGATCCTGCTGAAAAGCGGCCAAACCTTCGAGAACCCCGTGTCTTGGGGCGTGGATCTCTCATCTGAACACGAGCGTTACCTTGCCGAGCAGCACTTTAAAGCACCGGTGGTAGTGAAAAACTATCCGAAAGACATCAAAGCTTTCTATATGCGTATGAACGACGATGGCAAAACCGTGGCAGCGATGGATGTCCTCGCGCCGGGTATCGGCGAAATCATCGGTGGTTCGCAGCGTGAAGAGCGTCTGGATGTACTGGATGCGCGTCTGGCAGAAATGGGCCTGAATAAAGAAGATTATTGGTGGTATCGTGACCTGCGTCGTTACGGCACCGTCCCACATGCAGGCTTCGGATTAGGTTTCGAACGATTAATCGCCTATGTCACCGGCGTACAAAATGTAAGGGATGTTATCCCCTTCCCACGTACCCCACGCAATGCGAATTTCTAA
- the pncB gene encoding nicotinate phosphoribosyltransferase: protein MTGHASPILTTLLDTDAYKLHMQQAVYHRYYDVPVTAEFRCRGDELLGIYADEIRAQIETLQTLALSDDEYHYLSGLPFFQTDYLNWLRQFRLDPSQVNVRNDNGHLTIQIHGPWREVILWEVPLLALISEVVHRHRTPQMGVDQAVAHLHDKLVTFRQQVGDLDMSRFQLMDFGTRRRYSKAVQEAIVSALKAEFPWLVGTSNYDLARRLQLNPVGTQAHEWFQAHQQISPVLANSQRAALQSWLDEYDDQLGIALTDCITMDAFLRDFGPGFAHRYQGLRHDSGDPVEWGEKAIAHYQRLDIDPKSKTLVFSDNLNLDKALALYRHFGQRANVVFGIGTRLSCDIPGVTPLNIVIKLVSCNGKPVAKLSDSPGKTICQDKAFVRALRKAFDLPLVKRAS, encoded by the coding sequence ATGACTGGACATGCTTCCCCGATTTTGACCACGCTGCTTGATACCGATGCGTACAAGCTTCATATGCAGCAGGCCGTCTATCATCGCTATTATGATGTCCCGGTTACGGCGGAATTTCGCTGCCGTGGCGATGAACTGCTGGGTATTTATGCGGACGAGATCCGCGCACAAATTGAAACCCTGCAAACGCTTGCCCTTAGCGACGATGAGTATCACTACCTTAGCGGGCTCCCCTTCTTTCAAACCGATTACCTCAACTGGCTGCGCCAGTTCCGCCTCGATCCTTCACAGGTAAATGTCCGCAACGACAATGGCCATCTGACGATTCAGATTCATGGTCCGTGGCGTGAAGTGATTCTGTGGGAAGTGCCGTTGCTGGCGTTGATCAGTGAAGTCGTGCATCGTCATCGCACGCCGCAGATGGGTGTGGACCAGGCGGTAGCGCACTTGCATGACAAGCTGGTGACGTTCCGTCAGCAGGTGGGTGATTTGGATATGTCGCGCTTCCAACTGATGGATTTCGGCACGCGTCGCCGCTACTCCAAAGCGGTGCAGGAAGCGATTGTCAGTGCGCTAAAAGCCGAATTCCCGTGGTTGGTTGGCACCAGTAACTACGATTTGGCGCGCCGTCTGCAACTTAATCCGGTGGGTACTCAGGCGCATGAATGGTTCCAGGCGCATCAGCAGATTAGCCCGGTGCTGGCGAATAGCCAACGCGCCGCGCTGCAATCGTGGCTGGATGAGTATGATGATCAATTGGGCATCGCACTCACTGACTGCATCACGATGGACGCCTTCCTGCGCGACTTTGGGCCAGGCTTCGCCCATCGTTATCAAGGTTTGCGTCACGATTCCGGCGATCCGGTGGAATGGGGCGAGAAAGCCATTGCGCACTATCAGCGTCTGGATATCGACCCGAAAAGCAAAACGCTGGTGTTCTCAGATAACCTCAATCTGGACAAAGCGCTGGCGCTCTATCGTCATTTTGGTCAACGCGCCAACGTGGTATTCGGCATCGGTACACGTTTGTCCTGCGATATTCCCGGCGTTACGCCACTGAATATCGTGATCAAACTGGTGAGCTGCAATGGCAAACCGGTGGCAAAACTCTCCGATAGCCCTGGCAAAACCATATGCCAGGATAAAGCCTTCGTGCGTGCCTTGCGCAAAGCCTTCGATCTGCCGCTGGTCAAAAGAGCCAGCTGA